A genomic window from Methylorubrum extorquens includes:
- a CDS encoding excinuclease ABC subunit UvrA: protein MDQAKPKERVRIARAGAGRPGYVTVKGAREHNLRDVDVEVPRDALVVFTGVSGSGKSSLAFGTLYAEAQRRYFESVAPYARRMIDQVGVPDVDSIEGLPPAVALQQQRGTPSARSSVGSVTTLSSLVRMMYSRAGTYPPGQPMLYAEDFSPNTPQGACPSCGGLGRVYQATEASMVPEPSLTIRERAVAAWPQAWGGQNLRDILVSRGVDVDTPWQDLPRALRDWILFTDDQPQEPVYAGLSPEQTRLARQRRFEPSYMGTFTSARRYVLGTFTNSQSALMRRRAARYLVSEDCPACQGKRLKPEALTVTFAGLDIGDLSRMPLTDLAEAMRPAAEDRLPDEADGTASDTLDRDTGRRDRDRRVASGASAHASAPDVRATPNLSVEKRLAAQRLAADLIDRIGTLTELGLGYLSLDRVTTTLSSGELQRLRLATQLRSQLFGVAYVLDEPTAGLHPADGDAMHDALAGLLASGNSLFVVEHDIGTMRRADWLVDVGPAAGEHGGTVLYSGPPEGLRDVEASRTRLHLFGMAEPPQRPRREPSGWLRLEGIVRNNLRGVSAAFPLGCLTAVTGISGSGKSSLVSQALLELVGDRLGRPVEIDDEPEDPLDDAPGPTEGRIVGGMEGIRRLVKVDQRPIGRTPRSNLATYTGLFDAVRKLFAATPEARKRRYDAGRFSFNVAKGRCPACEGEGFVSVELLFMPSVYAPCPTCHGTRYAPDTLEVTWNGLTIADVLGLTVERACEAFADEPSVLRPLAVLRDLGLGYLRLGQPATELSGGEAQRIKLATELQRGQRGGTLYVLDEPTTGLHPTDVDRLMLQLNGLVEAGNAVVMVEHDMRVVAGADHVIDVGPGAGNLGGTVVAAGRPEVVAGARASRTAPYLRGELAAYASQGSSPRPAG from the coding sequence GTGGACCAAGCGAAGCCCAAGGAACGAGTCAGGATCGCCCGGGCGGGCGCGGGACGGCCGGGCTACGTCACAGTGAAGGGGGCCCGGGAGCACAACCTGCGCGACGTCGACGTCGAGGTGCCGCGCGACGCCCTCGTGGTGTTCACGGGCGTCTCGGGCTCCGGCAAGTCCTCGCTCGCCTTCGGCACGCTCTACGCGGAGGCGCAGCGGCGCTACTTCGAGTCGGTCGCGCCCTACGCGCGCCGGATGATCGATCAGGTCGGGGTACCCGATGTCGATTCCATCGAGGGCCTTCCCCCGGCCGTCGCCCTCCAGCAGCAGCGCGGCACGCCCAGCGCCCGCTCCTCGGTCGGCAGCGTCACGACCCTGTCGAGCCTCGTGCGGATGATGTACTCGCGCGCCGGCACCTACCCGCCGGGCCAGCCGATGCTCTACGCGGAGGACTTCTCGCCCAACACGCCCCAGGGCGCCTGCCCGTCCTGCGGCGGGCTCGGACGAGTTTATCAGGCGACTGAAGCGTCGATGGTGCCCGAACCCTCGCTGACGATCCGCGAGCGCGCCGTCGCGGCCTGGCCGCAAGCCTGGGGCGGGCAGAACCTGCGGGATATCCTGGTGAGCCGGGGCGTCGATGTCGACACGCCGTGGCAGGACCTGCCGCGGGCGCTGCGGGATTGGATCCTGTTCACGGACGACCAGCCGCAGGAGCCGGTATATGCCGGGCTCTCGCCTGAGCAGACACGGCTCGCCCGGCAGCGCCGCTTCGAGCCGAGCTATATGGGCACGTTCACGAGCGCCCGCCGTTACGTGCTCGGCACCTTCACCAACTCGCAGAGCGCCCTCATGCGTCGGCGGGCGGCGCGCTACCTCGTGAGCGAGGATTGCCCGGCCTGCCAGGGCAAGCGCCTCAAGCCCGAGGCGCTCACGGTGACCTTCGCGGGGCTGGATATCGGCGACCTGTCGCGCATGCCGCTCACCGACTTGGCCGAGGCGATGCGGCCGGCCGCCGAGGACCGGCTGCCCGACGAGGCTGACGGCACCGCATCGGACACCCTCGACCGCGACACGGGCCGGCGGGATCGCGACCGGCGCGTCGCGTCCGGAGCCTCGGCCCATGCGAGCGCACCGGACGTGCGCGCGACGCCGAACCTCTCGGTCGAGAAGCGGCTGGCCGCCCAGCGCCTCGCCGCCGACCTCATCGACCGGATCGGAACGCTGACGGAGCTGGGTCTCGGCTACCTGTCGCTGGACCGAGTGACCACGACCCTGTCGTCGGGCGAGCTGCAGCGCCTGCGCCTCGCCACCCAGCTCCGCTCCCAGCTCTTCGGCGTCGCCTACGTCCTCGACGAGCCCACGGCCGGGCTGCACCCCGCCGACGGCGATGCCATGCACGACGCGCTGGCCGGGCTGCTCGCCTCGGGCAATTCGCTGTTCGTCGTCGAGCACGACATCGGCACGATGCGCCGCGCCGATTGGCTCGTCGATGTCGGTCCGGCCGCAGGCGAGCACGGCGGCACCGTGCTGTACAGCGGCCCGCCTGAGGGCCTGCGCGACGTGGAGGCGTCACGCACGCGCCTCCATCTGTTCGGCATGGCCGAGCCGCCGCAGCGCCCGCGGCGGGAACCGTCGGGATGGCTGCGCCTGGAGGGTATCGTCCGGAACAATCTGCGCGGAGTCTCGGCCGCCTTCCCGCTGGGCTGTCTCACCGCCGTGACGGGCATCTCCGGCTCCGGCAAATCGAGTCTCGTGAGCCAAGCCCTTTTGGAACTCGTCGGCGACCGCCTCGGACGGCCCGTCGAGATCGACGACGAGCCGGAGGATCCGCTCGACGACGCGCCGGGTCCGACGGAGGGGCGCATCGTCGGCGGCATGGAAGGAATCCGGCGTCTGGTGAAGGTCGATCAGAGGCCGATCGGGCGCACGCCCCGCTCGAACCTCGCGACCTATACCGGTCTGTTCGACGCCGTCCGCAAGCTGTTCGCGGCCACCCCCGAGGCCCGCAAGCGCCGCTACGACGCCGGCCGCTTCTCCTTCAACGTCGCGAAGGGCCGCTGCCCGGCCTGCGAGGGCGAGGGCTTCGTAAGCGTCGAACTCCTGTTCATGCCGAGCGTCTACGCCCCCTGCCCGACCTGCCATGGCACCCGCTACGCGCCCGACACGCTGGAAGTCACCTGGAACGGCCTGACCATCGCGGACGTGCTCGGGCTCACCGTCGAGCGCGCCTGCGAAGCCTTCGCGGACGAGCCGTCCGTGCTGCGGCCGCTCGCGGTGCTGCGGGATCTCGGCCTCGGCTACCTCCGCCTGGGCCAGCCGGCAACCGAACTCTCCGGCGGGGAGGCCCAGCGCATCAAGCTCGCCACGGAGCTTCAGAGAGGCCAGCGCGGCGGCACGCTCTACGTCCTCGACGAGCCGACGACGGGGTTGCACCCGACCGACGTGGACCGCCTCATGCTCCAGCTCAACGGCTTGGTCGAGGCGGGCAACGCCGTCGTCATGGTCGAGCACGACATGCGCGTCGTCGCCGGGGCCGATCACGTCATCGACGTGGGGCCCGGCGCCGGAAACCTGGGCGGCACCGTCGTCGCGGCCGGCCGTCCCGAGGTGGTGGCCGGGGCCCGGGCCAGCCGCACGGCACCGTATCTGCGTGGGGAACTCGCGGCCTATGCAAGCCAGGGTTCCTCGCCACGGCCTGCCGGCTGA
- a CDS encoding HD domain-containing phosphohydrolase has protein sequence MDALLVDDSATMRLRLRGLLEAEPDVTVTDHADPAAGLLEASMRAFDLVVVDYHMPAMDGIEFIQSLRKVPHYNLVPIVMVTSDVSDSVRLAALDAGATDFIDKSMRGIELTVRLRNLIRLAQAVRKLAEQATWLDGEVEMALRHLREREEEIIFRLSLAVEYRDNDTGDHTWRVARYSQIVAEALDLAPDFCRNLYLAAPLHDVGKVAIPDGVLLKPGRLDPEEFALIRTHAAIGKRILGDSSSELISLAAEIAESHHEKWDGSGYPRGLAGTDIPLSARIVAVADVFDALTTQRPYKGAMPFEDALDCIRAESGRHFDPDCVEAFCARWPDILIVGGQNDALSRLHNQHATEPWARVPMLLREIAKS, from the coding sequence ATGGACGCACTTCTGGTCGATGACAGCGCGACCATGCGCCTGCGCCTCCGCGGCCTTCTAGAGGCTGAGCCGGATGTGACGGTGACGGACCATGCTGACCCGGCGGCAGGGCTGCTCGAAGCGAGCATGCGCGCCTTCGATCTCGTCGTGGTCGATTATCACATGCCTGCCATGGATGGGATTGAATTCATCCAAAGCCTGCGGAAGGTCCCTCATTACAACCTGGTCCCGATCGTCATGGTGACCAGTGATGTCTCCGACTCGGTGCGCCTTGCCGCGCTCGATGCCGGCGCAACCGACTTCATCGACAAATCCATGCGCGGCATCGAACTCACCGTCCGGCTGCGCAACCTCATCCGCTTGGCTCAAGCCGTCCGGAAACTGGCTGAACAAGCCACTTGGCTCGACGGCGAGGTGGAGATGGCGCTACGTCATCTGCGCGAGCGCGAGGAGGAAATCATCTTCCGCCTGTCGCTTGCCGTCGAGTACCGCGACAACGACACCGGTGATCACACATGGCGCGTGGCGCGCTATAGCCAGATCGTGGCCGAGGCCCTCGATCTTGCACCGGATTTCTGCCGGAACCTGTATCTCGCGGCACCCCTGCACGACGTCGGCAAGGTCGCGATTCCAGACGGCGTGCTTCTGAAACCAGGTCGGCTCGATCCGGAGGAATTCGCCCTCATCAGGACCCATGCCGCGATCGGCAAGCGTATTCTCGGGGACAGTTCATCCGAACTGATCAGCCTCGCTGCCGAAATCGCGGAGTCGCACCACGAGAAGTGGGACGGCAGCGGCTATCCGCGTGGGCTCGCGGGGACCGACATCCCGCTCTCAGCCCGCATCGTGGCCGTGGCGGACGTGTTCGACGCCCTCACGACGCAGCGTCCCTACAAGGGCGCCATGCCGTTCGAAGATGCCCTGGACTGCATTCGGGCCGAGAGCGGACGGCATTTCGATCCCGACTGCGTCGAAGCCTTCTGCGCGCGGTGGCCGGATATCCTCATTGTCGGCGGACAGAACGACGCGCTCAGCCGGCTGCACAACCAGCATGCAACGGAACCGTGGGCGCGCGTGCCGATGTTGCTTCGTGAGATCGCCAAGTCCTGA
- a CDS encoding class I SAM-dependent methyltransferase — protein sequence MTRQDIIAALWHGRDPFVDPPDTLRPLDLQGWRSVHPYLEEAVIQHRPGVVVEIGTWKGASALYLAHTMAEHGIDGTVVAVDTWLGAVDHWMDESLFLELATEHGFPSLYRTFLANVLHEGLADRVVPLPLDSVNAAELMRLRGVTADVIHLDAGHEEASVAADLRAWWPVLRPGGLFIADDYDRLGGSFPGVTRAVDTFCAEFGVKGPWSFQGKAKFIKLG from the coding sequence ATGACCCGACAGGACATCATCGCCGCCCTATGGCATGGCCGCGATCCCTTCGTTGATCCGCCGGACACCCTGAGGCCCCTCGACCTTCAGGGCTGGCGCAGCGTTCACCCGTATCTGGAGGAGGCGGTGATCCAGCACCGCCCCGGCGTGGTCGTCGAGATCGGCACGTGGAAGGGAGCGAGCGCGCTCTACCTCGCGCATACGATGGCCGAGCACGGGATCGACGGCACCGTCGTCGCGGTCGATACTTGGCTTGGCGCCGTCGACCACTGGATGGATGAGAGCCTTTTCCTCGAACTCGCCACCGAGCACGGCTTTCCCAGCCTCTACCGCACCTTCCTGGCCAATGTTCTGCACGAAGGGCTCGCCGACCGGGTGGTGCCGCTGCCGCTCGACTCGGTAAATGCCGCCGAGCTGATGCGCCTTCGCGGTGTGACCGCCGACGTGATCCATCTCGACGCCGGCCACGAAGAAGCATCGGTCGCCGCCGACCTCCGCGCGTGGTGGCCGGTGTTGCGACCCGGCGGCCTTTTCATCGCCGACGATTACGACCGTCTCGGAGGCAGCTTTCCGGGTGTTACGCGTGCCGTGGACACCTTCTGCGCCGAGTTCGGCGTGAAAGGGCCGTGGTCGTTCCAAGGCAAAGCCAAGTTCATCAAGCTGGGTTAG
- a CDS encoding glycosyltransferase family 4 protein, translating into MRIALLAHLRHPIAPPFAGGLEAYTWHLAEGLLARGHEVVLFAAGDSDPRFSIDPVIPVHHERSFPGLEHRGDPGLKAHVDAGYAAACDRIAAGGFDVLHNNSLSRLPLERRRTAAVPTVTSLHVPPYDALRWCVHDSVTPGHQITVTSRAQAQAWWPDGAPPEVSVLHNGIDPALWPFQAHGDGSAVWCGRIAPIKGTHLAVRAARQAGLPLTLFGPIEELEYWETQVAPFIGGTIRYGGHLGSPELAREIGRASVFLFTPCWDEPFGLVAVEAMACGLPVAGFTRGAAEEVVGEAGCLVSPGDDAALSRALGTALTIPRTVPHARVHRLFTRDRWLDRCEALYAAAHAG; encoded by the coding sequence GTGAGGATCGCGCTCCTCGCCCATCTGCGCCACCCGATCGCCCCGCCCTTCGCCGGCGGGCTGGAAGCCTATACTTGGCACCTCGCCGAGGGGCTGCTGGCGCGCGGCCACGAGGTCGTGCTGTTCGCCGCCGGCGACAGCGACCCGCGCTTTTCGATCGACCCGGTGATCCCAGTCCATCACGAGCGGAGCTTTCCGGGGCTGGAGCATCGAGGCGATCCGGGGCTGAAGGCGCATGTCGATGCGGGCTACGCCGCCGCCTGCGACCGGATCGCGGCCGGCGGCTTCGACGTGCTGCACAACAACAGCCTGAGCCGCCTGCCGCTCGAGCGCCGCCGCACGGCCGCCGTGCCGACGGTGACCTCGCTGCACGTGCCGCCCTACGACGCCTTGCGGTGGTGCGTGCACGACAGCGTCACCCCCGGCCACCAGATCACCGTCACCTCTCGGGCGCAGGCTCAGGCTTGGTGGCCGGACGGGGCGCCGCCCGAGGTCTCGGTGCTGCATAACGGGATCGATCCGGCGTTGTGGCCCTTTCAGGCCCACGGCGACGGCAGTGCCGTCTGGTGCGGGCGCATCGCGCCGATCAAAGGCACCCATCTCGCGGTTCGAGCCGCACGGCAGGCCGGTCTGCCCCTCACCCTGTTCGGCCCGATCGAGGAGTTGGAATACTGGGAGACGCAGGTCGCTCCGTTCATCGGCGGCACGATCCGTTACGGTGGCCATCTCGGCAGCCCGGAGTTGGCACGGGAGATCGGCCGCGCCTCCGTCTTCCTGTTCACGCCGTGCTGGGACGAACCGTTTGGTCTGGTGGCGGTTGAGGCGATGGCCTGCGGCCTGCCGGTGGCCGGTTTCACGAGAGGCGCCGCAGAGGAGGTCGTCGGCGAGGCCGGATGTCTCGTTTCGCCCGGGGACGACGCTGCCCTGTCACGGGCGCTCGGCACGGCGCTGACGATCCCACGCACCGTGCCGCATGCGCGCGTCCACCGCCTGTTCACCCGCGATCGTTGGCTCGACCGCTGCGAGGCTCTCTACGCAGCGGCCCATGCCGGCTGA
- a CDS encoding glycosyltransferase family 2 protein gives MSTVSVVTLAKGRPAHLRNVLLGLERQTRPPAEFIIAVMQDAPYDLPEVAFPVRQILVSGSELPLAAARNRGVAAASGENIVFLDVDCIPAPGLVADYARALSELDGLLMGEVLHLPEHATAGDWRYDDLAMVAEKHSDRRGPPAAGIEICNDYRCFWSLNFAIRRATFEAVGGFDERYTGYGGEDTDFGKILDQCGLPIAWMKGALAYHQYHPHHMPPIHHLDSVVRNAELFEAKWGYRTMGHWLYAFKVMGLIDDTPEQPIRILRRPDAEDLALTGQQSHQPYTNSASVIRHLEARARERDMQPASVPVTA, from the coding sequence ATGTCCACCGTTTCCGTCGTCACCCTGGCCAAAGGACGGCCCGCCCATCTGCGCAACGTCCTCCTCGGGCTGGAACGCCAGACGCGGCCGCCGGCCGAATTCATCATCGCCGTCATGCAGGACGCGCCCTACGACCTGCCCGAGGTCGCGTTCCCGGTCCGCCAGATCCTGGTATCGGGCTCGGAACTGCCGCTGGCGGCCGCGCGCAACCGGGGCGTGGCGGCGGCGAGCGGGGAGAACATCGTCTTTCTCGACGTCGATTGCATCCCGGCGCCCGGCCTCGTGGCCGACTACGCCCGGGCGTTGTCTGAACTTGACGGTCTGCTGATGGGCGAGGTGCTGCACCTGCCCGAGCACGCCACCGCGGGTGACTGGCGCTACGACGACCTCGCCATGGTGGCGGAAAAGCATTCCGACCGCCGCGGTCCACCGGCCGCAGGCATCGAGATCTGTAACGATTACCGCTGCTTCTGGTCGCTCAACTTCGCGATCCGGCGGGCGACGTTCGAGGCTGTCGGCGGCTTCGACGAGCGCTACACCGGCTATGGCGGCGAGGACACCGATTTCGGCAAGATCCTGGACCAGTGCGGCCTGCCCATCGCCTGGATGAAGGGCGCGCTGGCCTATCACCAGTACCACCCGCACCACATGCCGCCGATCCATCACCTCGACAGCGTGGTGCGCAACGCGGAGCTGTTCGAGGCCAAGTGGGGCTACCGCACCATGGGTCACTGGCTCTACGCCTTCAAGGTGATGGGCCTGATCGACGATACGCCCGAGCAGCCGATCCGCATCCTGCGCCGGCCCGACGCCGAGGATCTCGCGCTCACCGGGCAGCAGAGCCACCAGCCCTACACCAACTCGGCTTCCGTCATCCGGCACTTAGAGGCGCGCGCCCGCGAACGGGACATGCAACCGGCCTCCGTGCCGGTGACGGCGTGA
- a CDS encoding glycosyltransferase, which yields MKKPIAFFVHHQGRGHANRTMAVAVEFAHDRPVSVLTAGPHLFDGFSRDIEIVALPDMIGAAVPTPRLYAEPTPPVMHCVPLGLAEMRRTMRQILDHLDERAVGLFVVDVSAEIAMLARIASVPAVQIRMHGDRNDIAHIGAYEACVGMLAPFDERLEQDDYPAHLRDKTFYSGGLCTSIDRVPDRAEARARLGLDPRREIVVAVTGGGGSGTPYAPLTVAARAAPDALWLTLGPTHREGHETDFANLRELGWVPSVTDYLAAADIVVASAGDNTVHEVARVAGRLIVMPEWRYFGEQTRKAEALVQLGAAVQAPHWPGDFHGWRDLLDRARSLDGTILRSLYAPDAATRAAGWLEGLTDALWQDGSSGHEPDAVPLRAVAAAG from the coding sequence ATGAAGAAACCCATCGCGTTCTTTGTTCATCATCAGGGCCGGGGCCATGCCAATCGCACCATGGCGGTGGCCGTCGAGTTCGCCCACGACCGTCCGGTCTCGGTGCTGACCGCCGGCCCGCACCTGTTCGACGGATTTTCCCGCGACATCGAGATCGTGGCGCTCCCCGACATGATCGGCGCGGCCGTTCCCACCCCGCGCCTCTACGCGGAGCCGACGCCGCCGGTGATGCACTGCGTGCCGCTGGGCCTCGCCGAGATGCGCCGGACCATGCGCCAGATCCTCGACCATCTCGACGAGCGCGCGGTCGGTCTGTTCGTGGTCGATGTGTCGGCGGAGATCGCGATGCTCGCGCGCATCGCCAGCGTCCCCGCCGTCCAGATCCGCATGCACGGCGACCGCAACGACATCGCCCATATCGGCGCCTACGAGGCCTGCGTCGGGATGCTCGCCCCCTTCGACGAGCGGCTGGAGCAGGACGACTACCCGGCGCATCTGCGCGACAAAACCTTCTACAGCGGCGGCCTCTGCACCAGCATCGATCGCGTGCCGGATCGCGCCGAGGCGCGGGCTCGGCTCGGCCTCGACCCACGGCGCGAGATCGTCGTCGCGGTCACCGGCGGCGGGGGAAGCGGCACGCCCTATGCGCCGCTGACGGTCGCCGCCCGCGCCGCGCCCGATGCACTCTGGCTGACGCTGGGGCCAACCCATCGCGAGGGCCACGAGACCGACTTCGCCAACCTGCGCGAACTCGGCTGGGTGCCGTCGGTCACCGACTATCTCGCCGCGGCCGACATCGTGGTCGCCTCGGCGGGTGACAACACGGTGCACGAAGTCGCGCGCGTTGCGGGGCGCCTCATCGTGATGCCGGAATGGCGTTACTTCGGCGAGCAGACCCGCAAGGCCGAGGCGCTGGTCCAACTTGGCGCCGCCGTGCAAGCACCCCACTGGCCCGGCGACTTCCACGGATGGCGCGATCTTCTCGACCGCGCCCGCAGCCTCGACGGGACCATCCTGCGCAGCCTCTACGCACCGGACGCGGCCACGCGGGCGGCCGGATGGCTCGAAGGGCTGACCGACGCGCTCTGGCAGGACGGATCGTCCGGCCACGAACCGGACGCCGTCCCGCTACGCGCCGTCGCCGCCGCCGGCTGA